One Campylobacter concisus DNA window includes the following coding sequences:
- the uvrC gene encoding excinuclease ABC subunit UvrC, which produces MLIDEIRTLPNEPGVYQYFDTQNRLLYVGKAKILKNRVKSYFKFTPSLAPAEKLSPRISKMISEAVHLEYIVTPSEADALILENSFIKQLKPKYNILLRDDKTYPYIFINLNDDFPRFEITRKVVKGSNIRYFGPYFSGASELLEALYLNYNLVQKKSCIKGKKACLFYQLKRCYAPCEGKISKENYAKIVNEAIAALQNPNLLIARLEELMLNYARAEDYEQAATTRDKIQTLKNMQTKVEVDLAKLEDFEAYSVACAHDMICAVRFSVQSGKITGVKTDITQAKNAQKDEINEAYKQAILKSFIAGQPIISTKIYVHESFEDSELVEEILNERFGRKFSITCPKIGDKRKICEIATKNAEVSIEKYLKTHDNVLLNEIKEYFDLAHTPYVVEAYDNSHLFGEASVGAMVRYEHGEWAKQNYRHMHLNSKNDYDQMKESLTARALRFDKLSPPDLWVIDGGEVLLNLACEILASSGANVDVIAISKEKIDAKAHRAKGEAKDKIYTKNGSFNLSTSDKKLQFFQKMRDESHRFVISFHRKTRQKNDMQRSILKQAGVSEGSIAKLISFYGSFDKISEANLDEVAKITNKSVAEKLAVLKEGNLK; this is translated from the coding sequence ATGCTAATAGACGAGATAAGAACGCTTCCAAACGAGCCTGGCGTATATCAGTATTTTGACACGCAAAATAGGCTCTTATACGTTGGTAAGGCCAAAATTTTAAAAAATAGGGTCAAAAGCTACTTTAAATTTACCCCAAGCCTAGCTCCGGCTGAAAAACTAAGCCCAAGAATTTCAAAGATGATAAGCGAAGCTGTGCATCTTGAATACATCGTCACACCAAGCGAAGCAGACGCGCTCATACTTGAAAATTCATTCATAAAGCAGCTTAAGCCAAAATACAACATCTTGCTTCGTGACGACAAGACCTATCCTTATATCTTTATAAATTTAAATGATGATTTTCCAAGATTCGAGATCACTAGAAAAGTAGTAAAAGGCTCGAATATCCGCTATTTTGGGCCATATTTTAGCGGAGCTAGCGAGCTGCTTGAGGCGCTTTATCTAAATTACAATCTCGTTCAGAAAAAGTCCTGCATCAAAGGCAAAAAAGCCTGCCTTTTTTATCAGCTAAAACGCTGCTATGCCCCGTGTGAAGGTAAAATTTCAAAAGAAAACTACGCTAAGATCGTAAACGAAGCTATCGCGGCCTTACAAAATCCAAATTTGCTCATCGCTCGCCTTGAAGAGCTCATGCTAAACTACGCCAGGGCCGAAGACTACGAGCAAGCAGCCACGACTAGAGATAAGATACAAACACTTAAAAACATGCAAACAAAGGTTGAAGTTGATCTAGCCAAGCTTGAAGACTTTGAGGCATACTCGGTCGCTTGCGCACACGATATGATCTGTGCGGTGAGATTTAGTGTGCAAAGTGGCAAGATAACAGGCGTAAAAACTGACATCACGCAGGCCAAAAATGCTCAAAAAGATGAGATAAACGAAGCTTATAAGCAGGCTATTTTAAAAAGCTTCATAGCTGGACAGCCGATAATTAGCACCAAAATTTATGTGCATGAGAGCTTTGAAGATAGTGAGCTGGTGGAGGAAATTTTAAACGAAAGATTTGGGCGTAAATTTAGCATCACTTGCCCTAAAATAGGTGATAAGCGTAAAATTTGTGAGATCGCTACAAAAAACGCTGAAGTTAGCATCGAAAAATATCTAAAAACGCACGATAACGTGCTATTAAACGAGATAAAAGAGTACTTTGACCTAGCTCACACGCCTTACGTGGTCGAGGCTTACGACAACTCACACCTTTTTGGCGAGGCAAGTGTCGGAGCGATGGTGCGCTACGAGCATGGCGAGTGGGCAAAGCAAAACTACCGCCACATGCACTTAAACTCCAAAAACGACTACGATCAGATGAAAGAGAGTTTGACAGCCAGAGCGCTTAGATTTGACAAGCTTAGCCCGCCTGATCTTTGGGTGATTGACGGGGGCGAAGTGCTTTTAAACTTAGCCTGTGAAATTTTAGCAAGCAGTGGCGCAAACGTAGATGTGATAGCCATTTCAAAAGAGAAGATCGATGCCAAAGCTCACCGCGCAAAAGGCGAGGCGAAAGATAAAATTTACACAAAAAATGGCAGCTTTAACCTAAGCACGAGCGATAAAAAGCTACAGTTTTTCCAAAAAATGCGTGATGAGAGCCATAGATTTGTCATTAGCTTTCACAGAAAAACAAGGCAGAAAAACGATATGCAAAGATCAATTCTAAAGCAAGCTGGCGTATCCGAGGGCAGTATCGCGAAATTAATCAGCTTTTACGGAAGTTTTGATAAAATCAGCGAAGCGAATTTAGACGAAGTGGCAAAAATAACAAATAAAAGCGTAGCAGAAAAGCTTGCAGTACTCAAAGAAGGAAATTTGAAGTGA
- a CDS encoding response regulator, whose translation MKNNKFYILLAPIIISAIFCAYSGNESYKKFTDLKDLNEKLYKQSLVFQTIKSVIQEHDTLIGKSQEDIKRLRDNTLKNTQKFINSIRKDDRTEIRNINKLKELLANINQNDKFDELFYEFFQNINGEIDSDFKQDLDRDFPLIIKAYAATLSKIYNQLSLANNTKYYVKNIFINGPLFSINNNVRENIYSVKDNAPNLDMLPKSELKENIYKDFNQFEANYQAKKIREAKAKIAFSEKLNIEDIILIKQYEDDKFILLLDSAINIKNELLELTESEKISYGIKTFFEFLLCGLLILSLLSISARLKFLKTLIDKSKYISNYILSSKETSADNAISKLIKTYEDLKETYIKDSSFFQIKDRYILSVSKKLESINKEIFTSTAALKIETNNSKKQVFIDTIEKNANIMTSLYNNAKNISNVKKYSECNKTEIFDPQKSFEEILQANIVYSQSKKINFISYLDPSLANELEGNLNSLKTAFNSIFLASLSMSLRHQNIIIAIKKVQKEFDRSGLCSVSFSIKNSSAAMSEKQISDIFSDDENSLNNDESEFYLKIAQIYLKNLESKLEINSFPSIGNEFKFVVIFKTTSNYKDFDIKCNHKLAFLQDVNVAYNEAFEQTTKDLGLKVDMLTSTSPSITKNYDAIFLRNTNKQGQDIKNPLILKDPLTPLSITRLLCLDEADIMNKNLNDKPKILICDTNEIYIDITANGFSKFNCEVVGVCNKKDLKQAIKQGDFDLIFVGSKFFEAEKNSLQKNLDLIKAAIQNAKIPIILMLSNTSNIDGDSVKEYFNAYIKTPINSDELAQIFRKFLPNFGEIAIDESYLAKSENIILFKKSPMENKIFSSALGEFYNTLETTNSFDELLTKIKTKTYGIVLIDENVKGFNYEELTRVVDKIRQSQKVDTRVLIFGAQERSEFSFVKVLAKNITKAELSATVREQIDSMGTSYAKSSYEFIKFNA comes from the coding sequence ATGAAAAATAATAAATTTTATATATTGTTAGCGCCAATAATAATTTCAGCGATCTTTTGCGCATATAGCGGAAATGAAAGCTATAAAAAATTCACAGATCTAAAAGATCTAAATGAAAAACTATATAAACAATCCTTAGTATTTCAAACTATAAAATCTGTAATACAAGAGCACGATACGCTAATAGGCAAAAGCCAAGAAGATATAAAAAGGTTGCGGGATAACACATTAAAAAATACACAAAAATTTATAAATTCTATAAGAAAAGACGATCGCACTGAGATACGAAATATAAATAAATTAAAAGAATTGCTAGCAAATATAAATCAAAATGATAAATTTGATGAACTATTTTACGAATTTTTCCAAAATATAAATGGAGAAATAGATAGCGATTTTAAACAAGACTTAGACCGAGACTTTCCGCTTATAATAAAAGCTTATGCCGCAACTTTAAGTAAAATTTACAATCAACTCTCTTTAGCAAACAACACTAAATACTACGTAAAAAATATCTTTATAAATGGCCCTTTATTTTCGATAAACAATAATGTGAGAGAAAATATATATTCCGTAAAAGACAACGCGCCAAATCTTGATATGCTTCCAAAAAGTGAGCTAAAAGAGAATATTTATAAAGACTTTAACCAGTTTGAAGCCAACTATCAAGCTAAAAAAATAAGAGAAGCTAAAGCCAAGATCGCATTTTCTGAAAAACTAAATATCGAAGATATTATCTTAATCAAACAGTATGAAGATGATAAATTTATACTTTTATTAGATAGTGCCATAAACATAAAAAATGAGCTACTAGAACTTACCGAGAGCGAGAAAATAAGCTATGGTATAAAGACCTTTTTTGAGTTTTTGCTTTGTGGCTTGCTCATTTTATCTTTGCTTAGCATTTCTGCTAGGTTGAAATTTTTAAAGACACTTATCGATAAGTCAAAATACATATCAAACTATATCCTATCATCAAAAGAGACAAGTGCGGATAATGCGATATCAAAGCTCATAAAAACTTATGAAGATCTAAAAGAAACCTATATAAAAGATAGCAGCTTTTTTCAGATAAAAGATAGATATATTTTATCAGTGAGCAAGAAGCTAGAGTCCATTAATAAAGAAATTTTTACATCGACTGCGGCTTTAAAAATAGAAACAAATAATAGCAAAAAGCAAGTATTTATAGATACGATAGAAAAAAATGCAAATATCATGACTTCGCTTTATAACAATGCTAAAAATATCTCAAATGTTAAAAAATATAGCGAATGCAATAAAACCGAGATATTTGATCCTCAAAAAAGCTTTGAAGAAATTTTGCAAGCAAATATTGTCTATTCGCAAAGCAAAAAGATAAATTTTATAAGCTACCTTGATCCAAGCCTTGCAAATGAACTAGAAGGAAATCTAAATTCATTAAAAACCGCATTTAACTCTATCTTTTTGGCATCTTTATCAATGTCTTTAAGACATCAAAATATTATCATCGCTATCAAAAAAGTTCAAAAAGAGTTTGATAGAAGTGGACTTTGTTCTGTAAGCTTTAGCATAAAAAATAGCTCAGCTGCCATGAGTGAAAAGCAAATTTCAGATATATTTTCAGATGATGAGAATAGCTTAAATAATGATGAGAGCGAGTTTTATCTAAAAATCGCTCAAATTTATTTAAAAAATTTAGAAAGTAAGCTGGAGATTAACTCGTTTCCAAGTATTGGCAATGAGTTTAAATTTGTAGTCATTTTTAAAACAACATCAAACTATAAAGACTTTGATATAAAATGCAATCATAAATTAGCATTCTTGCAAGATGTAAATGTCGCTTACAACGAAGCTTTTGAGCAGACTACAAAAGACCTTGGGCTCAAAGTAGATATGCTAACAAGCACTAGTCCATCTATTACAAAAAATTATGATGCTATATTTTTAAGAAACACCAATAAGCAAGGCCAAGATATTAAAAATCCGCTCATTTTAAAAGATCCGCTAACTCCGTTAAGCATCACAAGGCTACTTTGCTTAGACGAAGCTGATATTATGAATAAAAATTTAAACGATAAACCAAAAATTTTGATCTGCGATACTAATGAAATTTACATAGATATAACAGCAAATGGCTTTAGTAAATTTAACTGCGAAGTTGTTGGAGTTTGTAATAAAAAAGATCTAAAACAAGCCATAAAGCAAGGCGATTTTGACCTTATCTTTGTTGGCTCGAAATTTTTCGAAGCTGAAAAAAATAGCCTTCAAAAAAATCTTGATCTTATAAAAGCGGCCATACAAAATGCAAAAATTCCAATTATACTAATGCTTTCAAATACTTCAAATATAGATGGAGACAGCGTCAAAGAATACTTCAATGCCTATATAAAAACGCCAATAAATAGCGACGAACTGGCTCAAATTTTTAGAAAATTTTTGCCAAATTTTGGCGAGATTGCAATAGATGAAAGCTATCTGGCAAAAAGCGAAAATATTATTTTATTTAAGAAATCACCAATGGAAAATAAAATATTTAGCTCAGCTTTAGGGGAATTTTACAACACACTTGAAACCACAAATAGCTTTGATGAGCTATTAACAAAGATAAAAACCAAAACTTACGGTATCGTTCTTATAGATGAAAACGTAAAAGGCTTCAACTACGAAGAGCTAACAAGAGTTGTTGATAAGATAAGACAAAGCCAAAAGGTTGATACAAGAGTG